A genomic region of Janthinobacterium lividum contains the following coding sequences:
- a CDS encoding GNAT family N-acetyltransferase, giving the protein MQTVRVYQASDRDACLALFDGNTPRFFDPSERVRFAAWIDAAAQPYLVIERVIDGNARIVACGGHAIEADGMTASLSWGMVAQDLHGLGLGQALTQARLDAISAMPQLTSVTMNTSQHTQGFYARFGFVAVKVTPDGIGPGLDQWDMVLPLPRAGGVDGSR; this is encoded by the coding sequence ATGCAGACAGTACGTGTTTACCAGGCCAGCGACCGCGACGCCTGCCTGGCCCTCTTCGACGGCAATACGCCGCGCTTTTTCGACCCTTCGGAGCGCGTCCGCTTTGCCGCCTGGATCGATGCAGCGGCGCAGCCCTATCTTGTCATCGAGCGCGTCATCGATGGTAACGCGCGCATCGTCGCCTGCGGCGGCCACGCCATCGAGGCGGACGGCATGACCGCCAGCCTGTCCTGGGGCATGGTGGCGCAGGATCTGCACGGCCTGGGGCTGGGCCAGGCACTGACGCAGGCGCGCCTCGATGCGATCAGCGCCATGCCGCAGCTGACCAGTGTGACCATGAATACCAGCCAGCACACGCAGGGTTTTTATGCGCGCTTCGGCTTCGTGGCCGTGAAGGTGACGCCGGATGGCATCGGACCCGGCCTCGACCAGTGGGATATGGTTTTGCCGCTGCCGCGCGCCGGGGGCGTTGATGGAAGCCGCTGA
- a CDS encoding flavin reductase family protein translates to MEAADHHIAPVPLEKAYRLLNHGPSILVSARHGGIDNVMAAAWACALDFAPPKLTVVLDKATRTRALVEGSGTFVIQVPTAAQLQLTHAVGTHSLDAQPDKLARAGVQLFHMDGVDVPFVAGCSAWLACRLIPEAHNQTAYDLFIGEVVGAWADTRVFRDGHWHFEQADPSWRSLHYIAGGRFYAIGEALDAAPS, encoded by the coding sequence ATGGAAGCCGCTGACCACCATATCGCCCCGGTGCCGCTGGAAAAAGCCTACCGCCTGCTCAATCACGGCCCGTCCATCCTCGTTTCGGCCCGCCATGGCGGCATCGATAACGTAATGGCCGCCGCCTGGGCCTGCGCCCTCGATTTCGCGCCGCCGAAACTGACCGTGGTGCTGGACAAGGCAACGCGCACGCGCGCGCTGGTCGAAGGCAGCGGCACGTTTGTCATCCAGGTGCCGACGGCGGCGCAGTTGCAACTGACCCACGCCGTCGGCACGCACAGCCTCGATGCGCAGCCCGATAAACTGGCGCGCGCTGGCGTGCAGCTGTTTCACATGGACGGCGTTGATGTGCCGTTTGTGGCTGGCTGTTCCGCCTGGCTGGCCTGCCGTTTGATCCCCGAAGCGCACAACCAGACTGCGTATGACCTGTTCATCGGCGAGGTGGTGGGCGCCTGGGCCGACACGCGCGTGTTCCGCGACGGGCACTGGCATTTCGAACAGGCCGATCCATCCTGGCGCAGCCTGCACTACATCGCCGGCGGGCGCTTCTATGCGATCGGCGAGGCGCTCGATGCTGCCCCGAGCTGA
- a CDS encoding glycosyltransferase: MLPRADLLAGQVATTPLVIVASSGTGGDMQPFIALAQGLQQRGRRVLLLVPGWQEAAAQASRLPYRTFGSEEEGQAMLGDPGLWDERKGWGVVWNGLVPHLGAVRDVVQGLPADEACVVLCHPILVPMAALARSARPDLRIVAAYLAPSNLCSSHDFLTAGSLRIPAWVPLAWRQALWRMIHRGMIDPVMLPGLNGARAARLAAGSAFFLHTCWPRRTRRSACFPRGSPPRRRTGRRTSRKPISPAPPCMALQRCHRSWNVFWTRASRPSCLRPVPGTSTRSAISASPSQSCGGWDGAACSSRPMRRNCRSACRPASCGRRTHRLRRYCRAWRPWCTMAASAPARTPSALVSRN; the protein is encoded by the coding sequence ATGCTGCCCCGAGCTGATCTGCTGGCGGGCCAGGTCGCCACCACGCCGCTCGTCATCGTCGCCAGCAGCGGCACCGGCGGCGACATGCAGCCGTTTATCGCACTGGCGCAGGGTTTGCAGCAACGGGGGCGGCGCGTGCTGCTGCTGGTGCCGGGCTGGCAGGAAGCGGCCGCGCAAGCCTCGCGGCTGCCATATCGCACCTTCGGCAGCGAGGAAGAGGGCCAGGCCATGCTGGGCGACCCCGGCCTGTGGGATGAGCGCAAGGGCTGGGGTGTGGTGTGGAATGGCCTCGTGCCGCACCTGGGCGCCGTGCGCGACGTCGTGCAAGGCTTGCCGGCCGATGAGGCTTGCGTGGTGCTGTGCCATCCCATCCTCGTGCCGATGGCGGCCCTGGCGCGCTCCGCGCGGCCGGACTTGCGCATCGTCGCGGCGTATCTGGCGCCATCGAACCTGTGCAGCAGCCATGATTTCCTGACAGCCGGCTCCTTGCGCATTCCCGCCTGGGTGCCGCTGGCCTGGCGCCAGGCACTGTGGCGCATGATCCACCGCGGCATGATCGATCCGGTCATGCTGCCTGGCCTGAACGGCGCGCGCGCAGCACGGCTTGCCGCCGGAAGCGCATTTTTTTTGCACACATGCTGGCCGCGCCGGACGCGTCGCTCGGCTTGTTTCCCGCGTGGTTCGCCGCCCCGCAGGCGGACTGGCCGCCGCACTTCGCGCAAGCCGATTTCACCGGCGCCGCCATGCATGGCGCTGCAGCGCTGCCACCGGAGCTGGAACGTTTTCTGGACGAGGGCGAGCCGCCCATCGTGTTTACGCCCGGTACCGGGCACCAGCACGCGCAGCGCTATTTCAGCATCGCCCTCGCAGTCTTGCGGCGGCTGGGACGGCGCGGCCTGTTCCTCACGCCCCATGCGGCGCAACTGCCGCAGCGCATGCCGGCCAGCGTCATGTGGCAGGCGCACGCACCGTTTGCGGCGCTATTGCCGCGCGTGGCGGCCGTGGTGCACCATGGCGGCATCGGCACCAGCGCGGACGCCTTCCGCGCTGGTATCCCGCAACTGA
- a CDS encoding glycosyltransferase — protein MWQAHAPFAALLPRVAAVVHHGGIGTSADAFRAGIPQLIVPFAYDQFDNGWRAKRLGVGDVLLARRLSAGSMQRQLARLLAAPEVKLACGEVARQMGQGLESARLLDHVEAALAA, from the coding sequence ATGTGGCAGGCGCACGCACCGTTTGCGGCGCTATTGCCGCGCGTGGCGGCCGTGGTGCACCATGGCGGCATCGGCACCAGCGCGGACGCCTTCCGCGCTGGTATCCCGCAACTGATCGTGCCGTTCGCGTACGACCAGTTCGACAATGGTTGGCGCGCCAAACGGCTCGGTGTGGGGGATGTCTTGCTGGCCAGGCGCCTGTCGGCGGGGAGCATGCAGCGGCAGCTGGCGCGCCTGCTCGCCGCGCCCGAGGTCAAGCTGGCGTGCGGCGAGGTGGCCCGCCAGATGGGGCAGGGGCTCGAATCAGCGCGCCTGCTGGATCACGTCGAAGCGGCCCTGGCCGCTTAG
- a CDS encoding DUF2145 domain-containing protein: protein MLGVCAIFSMGAAQAGTSLASSRFCDRAQELTATEQDRLLRFAAVVREELAASEGSVALISRSGLDLARFGIRYSHAALAWRHDNDSGWSARQLYYACDEGRPRIFDQGTAGFAMGTENPALGYISLVKLPAETVPHLRRALLDPVRVQQLLAGRYSANAYAFSLKYQNCNQWVVELLASAWGELAAGSDLRARAQDWLRAAPYAPAPVDVGARWLMLGSIFVPLVHMDDHPPEAIGTMQLETSLPASLEAFARQRLPASERVEICHDGKRVVVHRGWEPIADGCVPGANDRVIALDDT from the coding sequence ATGCTGGGCGTTTGCGCCATCTTCAGCATGGGCGCCGCCCAGGCGGGCACCTCGCTCGCCTCCTCGCGTTTTTGCGACCGCGCACAGGAACTCACGGCCACGGAACAGGATCGCCTGTTGCGCTTTGCCGCCGTCGTGCGCGAGGAACTGGCCGCCAGCGAAGGCAGCGTGGCCCTGATCAGCCGCTCCGGCCTGGACCTGGCCCGCTTCGGCATCCGCTATTCGCATGCGGCACTGGCCTGGCGCCACGACAACGACAGCGGCTGGTCCGCGCGCCAGCTGTACTACGCCTGCGACGAGGGCCGCCCGCGCATCTTCGACCAGGGCACGGCCGGTTTCGCCATGGGCACGGAAAACCCGGCGCTGGGCTACATCTCGCTCGTGAAACTGCCGGCCGAAACCGTGCCGCACCTGCGCCGCGCCCTGCTCGACCCCGTGCGCGTGCAGCAGTTGCTGGCGGGCCGCTACAGCGCCAACGCGTATGCCTTCAGCCTGAAATACCAGAATTGCAATCAGTGGGTGGTGGAATTGCTGGCCTCGGCCTGGGGTGAGCTGGCCGCCGGCAGCGACTTGCGCGCGCGCGCCCAGGACTGGCTGCGCGCCGCGCCCTATGCGCCCGCCCCCGTGGACGTGGGTGCGCGCTGGCTGATGCTCGGCTCGATCTTCGTGCCCCTCGTGCACATGGACGACCACCCGCCGGAAGCCATCGGCACGATGCAGCTGGAAACGAGCCTGCCGGCCAGTCTGGAAGCATTCGCGCGCCAGCGCCTGCCCGCCAGCGAGCGCGTGGAAATCTGCCACGACGGCAAGCGGGTGGTGGTGCATCGGGGCTGGGAACCGATCGCCGACGGCTGCGTGCCCGGCGCAAACGACCGGGTCATCGCCCTCGACGATACCTAG
- a CDS encoding HDOD domain-containing protein has protein sequence MQTLLLLASLPMHVNTLSSLAQLLASAETETLAFPTSINTALLLQKELANPDCHSADISRLLLCEPTLSARAVALANSALFSPGHTPAITSVRAAVERLGHRNLYSLATAAVIRQLNAGIRDDALRARATQLWAHTVHVAALAHGLASAVTHTDADTALFAGIVHEVAGFYLLAQADKTPGLYAHLETQMASALEVIGRALMRQLGVPQPVADAVNTLPGSTIMLPPEGLRDTLLLAKALAPVPSPLPQAGITVSAQLQAYLEHDPVLQALRTQPSAEAKGLIEVLLS, from the coding sequence ATGCAGACATTGCTACTTCTCGCTTCCCTACCCATGCACGTCAACACGCTCAGCAGCCTGGCGCAACTTTTGGCCAGCGCCGAAACGGAAACCCTGGCCTTTCCCACCAGCATCAATACGGCCTTACTCCTGCAAAAGGAACTGGCCAACCCGGATTGCCACTCGGCCGATATCAGCCGGCTGCTGCTGTGCGAACCGACCTTGTCGGCGCGCGCCGTGGCGCTGGCCAATTCGGCCCTGTTCTCGCCCGGCCATACGCCCGCCATCACCAGCGTGCGCGCCGCCGTCGAGCGGCTGGGACACCGTAACCTGTATTCGCTGGCGACGGCGGCCGTCATCCGCCAGCTGAACGCGGGCATCCGCGACGACGCCTTGCGCGCCCGCGCCACCCAGTTGTGGGCGCACACCGTGCACGTGGCGGCGCTGGCGCATGGGCTGGCCAGCGCCGTCACGCATACGGATGCCGATACGGCGCTGTTTGCCGGCATCGTGCATGAAGTGGCCGGCTTTTATTTACTGGCCCAGGCCGACAAGACCCCGGGCCTGTACGCCCACCTGGAAACGCAGATGGCGTCCGCCCTGGAAGTGATCGGCCGCGCGCTGATGCGCCAGCTGGGCGTGCCGCAGCCGGTGGCCGATGCCGTCAATACCTTGCCCGGCTCGACCATCATGCTGCCGCCCGAGGGCTTGCGCGACACCCTGCTGCTGGCCAAGGCGCTGGCACCCGTTCCTTCGCCACTGCCGCAGGCCGGCATCACCGTCAGCGCGCAGCTGCAAGCCTACCTGGAACACGATCCCGTGCTGCAGGCGCTGCGCACGCAGCCGTCGGCCGAAGCAAAGGGCCTGATCGAGGTGCTGCTCAGCTGA
- a CDS encoding cupin domain-containing protein yields the protein MHRYAAALLPLCLPAGAVSASASAEAAATHAAVTVTRAAAMPTITGDAAYFTGTVEVDAMFQRPSPARVGGGIVTFAPGARTAWHTHPLGQTLIVTQGSGWVQHWQGPLQALAVGDVAWIPPGVKHWHGATATSAMQHVAIAEAQDGTAVTWLEQVADDSYLR from the coding sequence ATGCATCGATACGCCGCGGCACTCTTGCCGCTTTGCCTGCCCGCCGGGGCCGTTTCTGCCTCCGCGTCTGCCGAGGCCGCTGCCACGCACGCCGCCGTCACCGTCACGCGCGCCGCCGCCATGCCCACCATCACGGGCGACGCCGCCTATTTCACGGGCACGGTCGAAGTTGACGCCATGTTCCAGCGGCCGTCTCCGGCCCGCGTGGGCGGCGGCATCGTCACCTTTGCGCCCGGCGCCCGCACGGCCTGGCATACGCATCCATTGGGTCAGACCCTGATCGTCACGCAAGGCAGTGGCTGGGTGCAGCACTGGCAGGGCCCGCTGCAGGCGCTGGCGGTCGGTGACGTGGCGTGGATACCGCCCGGCGTCAAGCACTGGCATGGCGCCACGGCCACGTCCGCCATGCAGCATGTTGCGATTGCGGAGGCGCAAGATGGCACGGCGGTGACGTGGCTGGAGCAGGTGGCGGATGACAGCTACCTCAGATAG
- a CDS encoding LysR family transcriptional regulator, whose amino-acid sequence MNLRQLRYFCEVVEAGSAAHAAERLHVAPTAISMQLGQLETHLGGELFDRSRRPMEPTPLGRFFYPRAKELLQQTARLDDEAKGLATGSHGWLGIAFTRSATFSVLPRAIRQFRAAYPQVQLDLVEALSEYQPAQLRQGRIDIGLSRFIGPCEAPPDLCHAVTLDDPLVAALPLHHRLAGRTSLRAAELADIPFILYPKDPISPFGQQIVAALKAAGAEPAVAYSAVEIYTALSLVAAGLGATLVARSIAENNRTDVVFLPVDDIATSTTVVAVTRADEKSRLVAAFLEILAPGGQP is encoded by the coding sequence ATGAACTTAAGACAGTTGCGGTATTTTTGCGAGGTGGTGGAAGCGGGCAGCGCCGCGCACGCGGCCGAGCGCCTGCACGTGGCGCCGACGGCCATCAGCATGCAGCTGGGGCAGCTGGAAACCCACCTGGGCGGCGAGCTGTTCGACCGTTCGCGCCGACCCATGGAGCCGACGCCGCTGGGCCGGTTTTTCTATCCGCGCGCCAAGGAGCTGCTGCAGCAGACGGCGCGCCTGGACGACGAGGCCAAGGGGCTGGCGACGGGCAGCCACGGCTGGCTGGGCATCGCATTTACTCGCTCGGCCACATTTTCCGTGCTGCCGCGGGCCATCCGGCAATTTCGCGCCGCCTATCCCCAAGTGCAGCTGGACCTGGTCGAGGCGCTGTCCGAATACCAGCCGGCGCAGCTGCGCCAGGGGCGCATCGATATTGGCCTGTCGCGCTTCATCGGTCCCTGCGAAGCGCCGCCCGACCTGTGTCACGCGGTCACACTGGACGACCCGCTGGTGGCCGCCCTGCCCCTGCACCATCGACTGGCGGGACGGACATCGCTGCGCGCAGCCGAACTGGCGGACATTCCCTTCATCCTGTATCCGAAAGATCCGATCAGCCCGTTTGGCCAGCAGATTGTCGCCGCGCTGAAGGCGGCGGGCGCCGAGCCGGCCGTGGCGTATTCAGCCGTGGAAATCTACACCGCCCTGTCGCTGGTGGCCGCCGGCCTGGGCGCCACTCTTGTGGCCCGCTCGATCGCGGAAAACAACCGCACCGATGTGGTCTTCTTGCCCGTGGACGATATCGCCACCAGCACCACGGTGGTGGCCGTTACGCGGGCCGATGAAAAAAGCCGCCTGGTGGCGGCTTTCCTGGAGATCCTGGCGCCCGGCGGGCAGCCCTGA
- a CDS encoding RraA family protein: MEDSVFTQARGLSSAEVSDALDYFGLPGSVPGIVPVAGPQRLFGPAFTVRFAPIDSQCPGTVGDYLDDIPAGAIAVLDNTGRGDCTVWGGIMSQLAAHRSVAGTVIDGVCRDTAEADTAGYPLFALGHFMRTGKDRVQVDAVGAPVSLAGVRVAPGDIVVADQDGVVIVPAGRAHAVFQRALAMQAVEHAIVAAALDGMSLRDARRQFGYHTLQRKPVPAA, from the coding sequence ATGGAAGACAGTGTATTCACGCAGGCGCGGGGCTTGAGCAGCGCGGAAGTGTCGGACGCGCTCGACTATTTCGGCTTGCCCGGCAGCGTGCCCGGCATCGTTCCCGTGGCCGGACCGCAGCGCCTGTTCGGCCCCGCCTTCACCGTGCGTTTCGCCCCCATCGACAGCCAGTGCCCCGGCACGGTGGGCGATTACCTCGACGATATTCCTGCTGGCGCCATTGCCGTGCTCGATAACACCGGCCGCGGCGATTGCACTGTGTGGGGCGGCATCATGAGCCAGCTGGCGGCGCACCGCAGCGTGGCGGGCACGGTCATCGATGGCGTGTGCCGCGACACGGCGGAAGCGGACACCGCCGGCTACCCGCTGTTTGCGCTGGGACATTTCATGCGCACCGGCAAGGACCGGGTACAGGTGGACGCCGTCGGCGCCCCCGTCAGCCTGGCCGGCGTGCGCGTGGCGCCAGGTGACATCGTCGTGGCCGACCAGGATGGCGTCGTCATCGTGCCGGCGGGCAGGGCACATGCGGTGTTCCAGCGCGCCCTGGCCATGCAGGCGGTCGAACACGCCATCGTCGCCGCCGCGCTGGACGGCATGTCCCTGCGCGACGCGCGGCGCCAGTTCGGCTATCACACCTTGCAGCGCAAGCCCGTGCCCGCCGCCTGA
- a CDS encoding 4-carboxy-4-hydroxy-2-oxoadipate aldolase/oxaloacetate decarboxylase → MDQTVSIATLHALRQLGAATIYEAQGAKGALDSGIKPIAPGMRLAGPALTVDTRPADNLMLHYAMLKARPGDVLVVDAKGFMEAGVWGDVFTEQAQRIGLAGLVIHGAVRDAAAMTQAGFPVFSRGLSIKGTGKHQPGRLNVTITIGDVGIDPGDIIVGDQDGVVVVRRHEVDDVLLKSRQREEKEAQFRQQIRDGATTVELLGLDETLRRLQLG, encoded by the coding sequence ATGGATCAGACTGTTTCCATTGCCACCCTGCACGCCCTGCGCCAGCTGGGCGCGGCCACCATCTATGAAGCGCAGGGCGCGAAAGGCGCGCTCGACAGCGGCATCAAGCCGATTGCGCCCGGCATGCGCCTGGCCGGCCCCGCCCTGACCGTCGATACGCGGCCGGCCGATAACCTGATGCTGCACTACGCCATGCTCAAGGCCCGGCCCGGCGACGTGCTGGTGGTCGACGCCAAGGGTTTCATGGAAGCGGGCGTGTGGGGCGACGTGTTTACCGAGCAAGCGCAGCGGATCGGCCTGGCCGGCCTGGTGATCCACGGCGCCGTGCGCGACGCGGCCGCCATGACACAGGCCGGCTTTCCCGTCTTTAGCAGGGGCCTGTCGATCAAGGGCACGGGCAAGCACCAGCCGGGGCGCCTCAACGTGACCATCACCATCGGCGACGTTGGCATCGATCCCGGCGACATCATCGTCGGCGACCAGGATGGCGTGGTGGTGGTGCGGCGCCACGAGGTGGACGACGTGCTGCTGAAAAGCCGCCAGCGCGAAGAGAAGGAAGCGCAATTCCGCCAGCAGATCCGAGACGGCGCCACGACCGTCGAACTGCTGGGCCTGGACGAGACGCTGCGCCGGCTGCAGCTGGGCTGA
- a CDS encoding MFS transporter, whose protein sequence is MHTTITASAAAPVASRPTRYRWVVAALFFIVYTIAAADRANLGVVLPFLRKEFEMSNTDAGGLVSLFLVAYALAQLPSAWLLSKFGVRKVFTISMILTSIATGLTGLVGSLLSLKLCRIGLGLAEGPLPIGVTTTINHWFPSREKGTASGLFLSAVKFGPVITPILGAAIIAAWGWREVFIWFSVPGVILAIFWYFLVTNKPLESRFVNAEELAVIEEKALDGSSTGAAATSRSMPWLDRLIRVRAVPIVSTSRGVFASWNILGCALGYCCQLGISSVLLAWIPTYLLTVKQFSIMNMGMVAAAPWVGAVFGNILGGLLADRVLDKRRKPGMLISALSTAVMMYLLIHAPADPLQYGALLFLTGVLLSIGFSAYMVYPMQFVSKEKFPVANAVVNMGGQLGGAATPWIVGMLLDHYGWDYVFGFMAAISCLTFLVVLTIVEPLKLRPSGQQ, encoded by the coding sequence ATGCATACCACCATCACCGCCTCGGCTGCGGCGCCCGTCGCATCGCGTCCCACGCGCTACCGCTGGGTCGTTGCGGCCCTGTTTTTCATCGTTTACACGATTGCCGCCGCCGACCGCGCCAACCTGGGCGTGGTCTTGCCGTTCTTGCGCAAGGAATTTGAAATGAGTAATACCGACGCGGGCGGCCTCGTCAGCCTGTTCCTCGTCGCCTATGCGCTGGCGCAACTGCCTTCCGCCTGGCTGCTGTCGAAGTTTGGCGTGCGCAAGGTGTTTACGATTTCCATGATCCTCACGTCGATTGCCACGGGACTGACGGGGCTCGTGGGCTCCTTGCTGTCATTAAAACTGTGCCGCATCGGCCTGGGCCTGGCCGAAGGACCATTGCCGATCGGCGTGACGACCACTATCAATCACTGGTTTCCTTCGCGCGAGAAGGGCACGGCGTCGGGTCTGTTCTTGTCCGCCGTCAAGTTCGGCCCCGTCATCACGCCGATCCTCGGTGCTGCCATCATCGCCGCCTGGGGCTGGCGCGAAGTGTTCATCTGGTTTTCCGTGCCCGGCGTAATCCTGGCCATCTTCTGGTATTTCCTGGTGACCAACAAGCCGTTGGAGAGCCGCTTCGTCAATGCCGAAGAACTGGCCGTCATCGAAGAAAAGGCGCTTGATGGCAGCAGCACCGGCGCGGCGGCCACGTCGCGGTCTATGCCCTGGCTCGACAGGCTGATCCGCGTGCGCGCGGTGCCCATCGTCAGCACCAGCCGTGGCGTGTTTGCTTCGTGGAATATCCTCGGTTGCGCGCTCGGCTATTGCTGTCAGCTGGGCATTTCCAGCGTGCTGCTGGCCTGGATCCCCACGTATTTGCTGACGGTAAAGCAGTTTTCCATCATGAACATGGGCATGGTGGCGGCCGCACCGTGGGTAGGCGCCGTCTTCGGCAACATCCTCGGCGGCTTGCTGGCCGACCGCGTGCTCGACAAGCGCAGGAAACCCGGCATGCTCATTTCCGCCCTGTCGACGGCCGTCATGATGTATTTGCTCATCCATGCGCCAGCCGACCCGCTGCAATACGGCGCGCTGCTGTTCCTCACGGGCGTGCTGCTGAGCATAGGTTTTTCCGCCTACATGGTGTATCCGATGCAATTCGTATCGAAGGAAAAATTCCCCGTTGCCAATGCGGTCGTGAACATGGGCGGCCAGCTGGGCGGCGCCGCCACGCCGTGGATCGTCGGCATGCTGCTCGACCACTACGGCTGGGATTATGTCTTCGGCTTCATGGCGGCCATTTCTTGCCTGACCTTCCTGGTGGTGCTGACGATTGTCGAACCGTTGAAGCTGCGGCCGTCAGGGCAGCAGTAA
- a CDS encoding acyl-CoA dehydrogenase: MPHAVLATLATLSGRDARRIARHAPAADAARFLHPAQQALLHRRGWLTMLAPRSAGGAELPLPQVVRLEEAVAAIDGSMGWVLTLCAGAGWFAGFLAPDMARAIIGTPRVCLGGSGAATGDAEEEGDGYRISGSWDYASGAPMATHFTLNARLQRDGQPLLDADGKPRIRAFLVPAALVQLVPSWNSIGMRASASHSYRIDGQWLSKEHGFAISPDTATADGPLYRYPFYSLAYVTLAANVAGMAAHFMQLAEECMRHRRHARAGLPLLDVPEVAAFLQGKQDACAAARARFYAVLDSSWAQVAGGAALDADGMQAVQASSLDLVAACRAAVDGLYPYCGLYAAREDSAINRVWRDFHTASQHSLLLP; encoded by the coding sequence ATGCCGCACGCTGTCCTCGCTACCCTTGCCACCCTTTCCGGGCGCGACGCGCGCCGCATCGCGCGCCATGCGCCGGCGGCCGACGCCGCCCGCTTCCTGCATCCGGCCCAGCAAGCCTTGCTGCACCGGCGCGGCTGGCTGACGATGCTGGCGCCGCGCAGCGCGGGCGGCGCCGAGCTGCCCTTGCCGCAAGTGGTGCGCCTGGAAGAAGCCGTGGCTGCCATCGATGGCAGCATGGGCTGGGTGCTGACCCTGTGCGCGGGCGCCGGCTGGTTCGCAGGCTTTCTGGCGCCCGACATGGCGCGCGCCATCATCGGCACGCCCCGGGTCTGCCTGGGCGGCAGCGGCGCTGCCACCGGTGATGCGGAAGAAGAAGGCGACGGCTACCGCATCTCGGGCAGCTGGGACTACGCCAGCGGCGCGCCGATGGCCACCCACTTCACCCTGAACGCCAGGCTGCAGCGCGATGGCCAGCCCCTGCTCGATGCGGATGGCAAGCCGCGCATCCGCGCCTTCCTCGTGCCCGCCGCGCTGGTGCAACTGGTGCCCTCGTGGAACAGCATCGGCATGCGCGCCAGCGCCTCGCACAGCTACCGCATCGATGGCCAGTGGCTCAGCAAGGAACATGGCTTTGCGATCAGTCCCGACACCGCGACGGCCGACGGCCCCCTGTACCGCTACCCGTTTTACTCGCTGGCCTACGTGACCCTGGCCGCCAACGTGGCCGGCATGGCCGCGCATTTCATGCAGCTGGCAGAGGAATGCATGCGCCACCGCCGCCATGCGCGCGCCGGCTTGCCGCTGCTGGACGTGCCGGAAGTAGCCGCATTCCTGCAAGGCAAGCAAGACGCCTGCGCTGCCGCCCGAGCCCGTTTTTACGCCGTGCTGGACAGCAGCTGGGCGCAGGTGGCGGGCGGCGCGGCCCTCGACGCGGACGGCATGCAGGCCGTGCAGGCCAGTTCGCTGGACCTGGTGGCCGCGTGCCGCGCCGCCGTCGATGGTCTGTACCCTTATTGCGGCCTGTACGCGGCCCGCGAAGACAGCGCCATCAACCGCGTGTGGCGCGATTTCCATACGGCCAGCCAGCATTCCTTACTGCTGCCCTGA
- a CDS encoding AraC family transcriptional regulator codes for MPATKHLLTAPYSGALPAPICFRSAAMPAAAMYPSHSHSWGEFVYALGGVVEVLVAGKHYLVPPQYGIWLPPRVAHTGQNRHPAFHSSLYVSEELCRALPPAPCALAVTLFVRAMHEHLRAHPPGLPQTIHEERLLQVLLDQLARATPVGSYLPSSDDPMLGKVLAMLDSNPGDHRPLAALAQAVNTTERTLMRRCQRDLGMSFAQWRARLRVIKAMAMLEAGQTVESIAFDLAYASSSAFITMFRKVTGETPDEYRRRST; via the coding sequence ATGCCCGCTACCAAACACTTGCTGACCGCGCCCTACAGCGGCGCCCTGCCCGCTCCCATCTGCTTTCGCAGCGCAGCCATGCCCGCTGCGGCCATGTATCCCAGCCACAGCCATTCCTGGGGCGAATTCGTCTATGCGCTTGGTGGCGTGGTGGAGGTGCTGGTGGCAGGAAAACACTATTTGGTGCCGCCCCAGTACGGCATCTGGCTGCCGCCGCGCGTGGCGCATACGGGACAAAACCGCCATCCCGCCTTCCACAGTTCGCTGTATGTAAGCGAAGAACTGTGCCGGGCGCTGCCTCCCGCGCCCTGCGCGCTGGCCGTCACGCTCTTCGTGCGCGCCATGCACGAGCACTTGCGCGCCCACCCACCCGGCTTGCCGCAGACTATCCATGAAGAGCGCCTCTTGCAGGTCTTGCTGGACCAGCTGGCGCGCGCCACGCCCGTGGGCAGTTACTTGCCCAGCTCGGATGACCCCATGCTGGGCAAGGTACTGGCCATGCTTGACAGCAACCCCGGCGACCACCGCCCGCTGGCCGCTCTGGCACAGGCTGTCAACACCACCGAACGCACCCTGATGCGCCGCTGCCAGCGCGACCTGGGCATGAGCTTTGCCCAATGGCGCGCGCGGCTGCGCGTCATCAAGGCCATGGCCATGCTGGAAGCGGGCCAGACAGTCGAAAGCATCGCGTTCGACCTGGCGTATGCCAGCTCCTCGGCCTTCATCACCATGTTCCGCAAGGTGACGGGAGAGACGCCGGACGAGTACCGGCGGCGCAGCACCTAG